In Sesamum indicum cultivar Zhongzhi No. 13 linkage group LG8, S_indicum_v1.0, whole genome shotgun sequence, the sequence CagctcaaaattattttgcgccatcatttattttcaaattttgtggcCGGAATTTCTTGAGGAGTTCAATTCGGGGAAATTTGAAGCAACAGTGTTGGTTCTGGTCCTGTTGAATTCGTGTTGTTGGAAGATTTGGAGGATCGCGCCTTGGAGTTGCACAGATCTGCGTAaggatttttgttttctttgccGGTTATTACTGTAACAATTTAagctccttttttttttcctcctgGAACTACTTGTTGTTCGGTCAACTCTTGTTTGGTTGTTTTGAGATTGGTAATTCTGATGCGTAAGTGCTAAATTCTCGTAATTTTGTGGGAGAAAATAGGAGAGCCAACAATTTTAGGGTTACGTTTATGCGTCGACTTTagttttgtgatttttgtaCTATTTTATTGGAAGCGAAGTGGCTACTGGATAGTTCCTTGACAcaaattgttttctttgtttcctagtttctttctcttttgtctTTTCAGTCAACATGTGTTGTAGTTTCAGTTTGAAATCTCCTTCTGTTATGGGTAAGTGTAGACTGCAGCAATTCATTAAATCTTTGACCCTTTTGCTATAGCTTCTGTTTCTGAAGATTTTAGCGTGTGCTAAATCCAGCTTCATTGAATCAGATGAAAACAAATCGCCACAAGTTTCTCTTCCTTTTGTCATGTATGCTGCTCAACCTTTTCCCACTGGTTTATCCAGTTTTCGTGGATGATATGAAGGTTACAAGAGAGTTTCATTTACTTCCTTATAGTCTCATGCAAGTGATATGCTTCAAGTGTGTATTCTCTTTGGTGTATACCTGAATTATGAACagagtattaattttatagataaGAAGTTAAGGAATTTCTGTCTGTCTGAATTTACAGTATTATGATTATTACCTCATAAACTGCATTCAATGTGCCCAACTACTTAACTGAATCGATTGGAGTTAATACCTAACCTTGTTTCCTCTTAGGTTTAGATTCCCGTTTAAGTTAAGGCCTGTAATAATCTAACATTGTTCCTCAAGTTCTTTGATAATACTTCACTATGATAACTGTCTTACACAAGCGCGTATAAATGTTTGACGTTTTCTATAAAACAACCTCAGAGAGTAAAATTGTGTTTATAGTAAGGATTTACTGTATGATAATAAATCTTCATCATTCAATCATTTGAGGAAACTTTAGTTCTGTATATTACCCACCCGTGCGCTGCACCACATTCAAGTGGAAGAGAAAGAATGAAGACTGTTACTAAGAATTGTGATGACCAAATTGTATGCTAGTTGCTGATAAAGTTTCTCCTCCATTGGTATGGACCATCGAGTTTATCTGCCAATTTCAGGATTTATTATGTCCTATAGTTTTGatatcatttctttttccGGATAGATTAATGAAGTATGTATCAACCCAAAGCTGTTCCTAGCTCAAGCTTAGCTCACGGGAATCCAGTTGTTCAAACTCAGCCATTAGACTGCAGTGCCAGCAGAATGGATCCTATCAGTGGAAGTAGCAATCTGAACAACAATCCCAATTTGGCATCTAAGCAGCGGCTTCGTTGGACGCATGAGCTTCACGAGCGGTTTGTTGATGCCGTAGCACAACTTGGTGGGCCAGACAGTGAGTTCTTTCTTATATACAAGTTTGGTGCCCACAGTGAGTAAATCAATTAGACATTAGTATGGTGCAGTATAAAATACAGacaaaaaggataaaaaaacAGCAGGTAGATGAAAAAGACATTAGGTTAGTTTGGTGATTTTGTTCCATTTATGTAATGAATTCTTTTTGAGCCTGTGATAGATATTATCCACTTTGTTGTGTAATTGAGAAGGGAAAGATAGAATACCCTGCTTTGACACGTCCGACGAGTGAGGATAGGTAGATTTTGCATTACTGTGTGGTCGCACTGTCCAGGTGACAAGGTTTCTTGgggatatatatttttctcagtCTGAGACAAATAACTCTTGTGTAGTTGCCTCATGCTGGTACCGCAAAAGACCAAACCAGTTATCTTCAGTGTcgtaaaattgtcaaattttttaagattttctgCAAAACTGTTGCAAGGGATGGTTTTCGACATCTCAAGTGGAGGAAGTCTTATCCCAGTCTTCAATCATGCAAGGAAATTTTCTGATATATATCACTGTATTTCAGGAGCAACTCCTAAAGGTGTTCTTAGAGTTATGGGAGTTCAAGGGCTAACAATCTACCATGTGAAAAGCCACTTACAGGTATGCATTTCATGGAATCCTTTCCACAATGCGGTAATCTATTCATTTGTCATGTCGGCTCACCAGCTTGCATTACCCTTTTTCTTCCAACAGAAATATCGGCTTGCCAAGTATCTTCCAGATTCTTCTTCTGATGGTAGGTTGTATGATTGTTATTGTACTTTACGTAAGGTGTAGATTGTTCCatattgtatatattcatataactTGTTGAATATTGAGTATTTTTGGATtgccaattaatatatttatacatattgtcttgatttgattaaaagggaacaaagttgaaaagaaagaatctgGAGACATTATTTCCAGTTTGGATGGCTCATCGTAAGTGAAATCTCCTCTCATCTTTGTCATTCCTTCCTTCGAATCTCACATGGATGTGCCCGACTCTTTGGGATCACATATGGATGTGCATGGCGTTATACAATTTTGCCAAGAGTCACTTGGCAACTGTTTATGAAATATCCTCCTTGTGATTAGTTCATCTCTAATTGGTTGTCTAGAGTACTCTCTTTAACTATCTAATACCCACAAAGCTATGTTCTATTGTGAATATATTAACGTGACTGTTCTAATACAAGAAAGAAGTTATTTGTTATGCTTATAGTGGAATGCAAATAACCGAAGCACTCAAGCTGCAGATGGAGGTTCAGAAGCGATTGCATGAGCAATTAGAGGtacatccaattttttttttaaagtaattttcTTTGCCGTCCCATGGCTACTGTATTTGGTCATGATGATGTCGAACTTGTGGAGATTTTTCAATAGATTCCATCTGTAAACATCTAAGATTCATCCCTCTAAATTGTATCGAGAGGAcaacttgatttaattaatcctGGAGCCATGTAGGTACTTACTGCAGGGAACCTCCTGTGGCTTCATCTTATGAAACTACTAATGAATCTTACAGGTGCAAAGACAGCTGCAGTTGCGGATAGAAGCCCAAGGAAAGTACTTAAAAAAGATAATCGAGGAACAACAACGCCTCAGTGGAGTTCTTTCAGAAGAACCTGGCTTAGGGGTCCCCGCACCAGGAACACAGGACATTCACCCTGAGTCCGATAATAAAACTGAGCCAGCAACTCCTGGTCCGACATCCGAGCCACCTTTTCCTGACAAGCCTGCCAAAGAGCATATCCCAGCCAAGAGTCCTTCAGTTGATGAATCTTTCTCCTCTCACCACGAGCCTCTAACCCCTGATTCTGGTTGCCATGTGACTTCTTCAGTCGAAAGCCCAAGTGAGAGACCAGGGAAAAAGCAACGGGGAAGAGCTGATGTAGCATTCACTAAACCAGAGATGGTTCTCACTCATTCAATACTTGAGTCAAGCTTGAGCCCTCCTTACCAGCAGCCACACTCTATTTTCTTGACAAGAGAGCAGTTCGATCATTCATCAGGGTTATCCATTGGCAGCGAAAATAAGTTAGAAAGAGTCCCCGAAAGCAACCTGTAGCTTGTCCTGGTCCATGTTGCTTGGACCTACATTACCACTCATTTGTCACCTTGTATGTCTAGTTTCTGAAATACATACCTACATTAGGTCAGAAAACCTTACTGGTATTTAGATGTTATGAGAATGTTAGGTTTAGAAGCTTTTATATCCTTGAAGCTTTTCCTTTCAGTGGGTGAACGTGCAGATATTACCTGGTATTGCAGCTTTATTGACTGACCTCTTCGTTTCTTTCAACACTCAACTTCTGAGCTCCTAGGAATTAGTTCTTTGGATTATGTGTGTTATCATTTCACTTTGACATCTCATGTTTGTATCAACATGGGCTACTTTAGAGCTTACACGCGTTTCTAACAATACCCTAGATTTCTTATTTAATGTTCTATTCTCAACTTTTTTAACAGCAAGCTTAGGGGTAAAGTTCACTTCCCTTCAACTAAAGCAAACTTCAGATTTGGAAGTTAATTTCCAAGCTGATTGGTTAtcattctaaaataaataacagcACCATGGCGATTACAGGTCACCCTTTTGTTCAATAAAGGTGACAGGTGAGCAACATATACAGCTTACAGAAAATGACCTTAATCAGGCCCAGGAGCAAATGCAAGATATTGACACTCATAAATAAATCTAccacttcattttttttttcctttcctccAACATAAATCTTTTGGCATTTAACGAACCGAAAAAGATGGATTGGAGAAAACTAACAGTATACATTGAAGAACATAAAACATTGTAGAGAATACCCCAGCAGAACTTAATGGTTCAGTCAAAATTCCATCTCAGCTGGCTGGGTTCATGGATGCTCCTAAAATTTCCAGTTTCAACAGATAGGTATCCATTCCTCATGACGCAACTTCATAGGAGAAACGAACTTCTCTTAGCTGAATAAAACATAGTGCCAAGAAGGGAAGTATTTCCAACAATCGGAGCTCTTTTTTTCCTGCTCATACCCAATTCTTTGCAACCATAGCAAAAGGGTGGATTGGAAGGAAAGATTGCAGAGTTACTTAGTGAGAATGGATGGAAAAGGGAATTTTACCCTCTTCATCTGTCCCCGTGCATAAAAGGAGGCGAAGCAAGAGCACTGGTAGCTAGGATGATAGTTTGGTCTCAAAAGACGAGTCCTAAGCATCTGGCTTTACAATGCCATACAGCTTCCAACCACCAAACCCTGCCAAAGAAAATGCCTGGGTTTGAAACAAAATGATGTCAGATGGAGATGTAAGAGATTAATAAGATAAGAAAACACTAAAGCAATGCAGAAGGTGCTAAATGCTACCAACTTCCTCTAGAAATAACTGAAGATTTGATGTACAATATGAAGAATACTCATCAGAGTAAAATGTTGCAAATTTCCATTTCAGATTTTAGGTAAACAGTGAAGGCTAGTTATTTCTGGACCAACCTACATATGCTCTCTTAGTCAAACCTGCTGACTCGGCGTTaacacataaaagaaaattctggGTTTTGCTCAACATTCACACAACACATCAAGAAGCAACAAAACATTCTCATAACAAATGCACCAAGACCAAGAGAACTAGGCTCGGTTAAAAGGTCTAAAGTCTTTTACAAAAGTCCACAAAATATCGTGTAGCTGCCAATTATTTTACATAGGTATCTCTTGCTTTTTGAACCCTGAGCGTGTAATATAAGTGGAGTAACCTGGAACAAAGACAACTTGATGCTTTAAATTTTACAGTCTGCACGTGGcattttaattatgatcacCTCAAATTAACTCCTTTTTGATTGAATAGAAAGTTTGCAAGACACTTTCAGGGTTGTTAATGGATGTAGCCTTATTACCCTGCACAAAcggataaaaaaattatctccTCCGCTTTTAGCAGAGATTGGGCCCTGCAAGCATGTTATGGATTCATTTGACTcgataaaaaacataaaagaataatCTTCATCAAGTTGAACGAGAATCAAATGATTTCTGAAGCTGGCCAAAATATCCATTGGTCAAAAGTCCAACATCTAAAGTTTCCCAACCTGCTTAACTCAGCCATGTCCAAGAGAAGAATCTCAAGCATCTTCCAGGCATCATTTCACAGCATTATCTCAGATATGAAGCAAACCAAGAACACCTCACTGGACACCCCAGAGTCAACTTTCAACTTCATAGGTTATTTACTAGTCTAGGAGCTTTTTTCCTAGTGAAGTTAGATGCTTCTATAGATTTTCAATACAAAGCACGTTATTCTTCTTACACCGTATACTGTATCAGtccaaatatatttagtcATACAAGTAATCCTGTTGAGAACTGCACTGGTTTCTTAGACTTGTTATTGCCAATAATGGttactgaaaataaattttaaggaaaTCAAATCCATGAGCTTATGGAGACTTTCTGAAACCTCCTCACATGTCCTTTACCTGGAAAACCAAATAACCAAGCACACATACATTGAGGTCTGACAACTTCCATTTTTAAAACCAAATGAGGCTATATCAACCCAGAAAATATCGTGATAAAAATTCAAGTAACCACTTGATACTAGAATTTAAAGGGCAGTCTTTATCTACAAAAACGTTCATCAGCTTGTCATTACTGTCAACAAGGAATCCACAAGGAAATAGATGCTCTCAAACAGAAAGTTGTCTTTTCTTCCCTAATTTTCATATGATAATTTCCTTTATTTATgcatttcataataaattagtataagtAATTACTCGCTCCTTAAGATTAAAAGCATGCAGATACTGTAATGAGtgtttaaatacaaaaataaaaataaaaaataaaacaattacaGGACCTCTTCCCATGATTTTCCTGTTGCTTCCAGCAAAGCAGCATTGCAAGTCTTCAGTTCGATGGAGACACCAGAAAACATGGAGGCTGCCTCCTCCCATCCCCTATTGTGCCCCATACACCTGCATGATTATTGGAAGATCCAATCATCCAACACAGGAACAGTCATTAAGTAGTCATTTTCTTATTCAGCAAGTGAACATCAAGAAATCCCATCAATAACCAGCGAAGATTCCCAAGATAATGTGGTACAGAAACTGTagatcatttaaaattttaaattgtagttGCATGAAATCCCTTTACTCTCTGCAAAATGTATATGTTTTTCTATCTTTATgttactatttaattaatcattaagtATCTTGGCAGTGTGCAAgcaataaaaaagttaatctTAAAACCAACCTCGAGAAGGTTGAATGTAGAAATACAGTTTACGAATATTCATGTTTGTTTGCAGATGatgagttaaaaaataattcacaaCAAACTACAGAGTTTCAAAGAGGTCCTTGGGTGCAATGTACTTTCACTTCATTCGTCACCcaacacaaaaaaatgggATGAGAAGTTGTCACAATCAATAATACTCACATTATTGTAAGAATCTCATCCCTTGAGTATTTACAGATGGCCTGTTGAAGGTGCTCTGCTGTTTGCCCATCCATTGCTGCAATCGAGTAAAAGCTTGAAATAAAATGTACCTCGGCTTCCAAGAAACCCCTCACTTGCTCCTGCATGATTTTCAGTGTTTCCCTTGTTCTCTGTGCATCACTACAGCAACATATGAAAATCGAATACAAAATTGAGATCAtggtttcattttatttaccaTTTACACTACAATTAAGAGGCAAATTCCACCTGGATAATATAAGTTGAGGAATCCAACCCAACTGCTCAAGTTTCTGCGAGAGTTTGACAGCATCAGCTCTCCCAGATTTACTCAAAGGTCGGTCATGAtctattaaataagaaaaatggaatTATCTACAACTAACCTACTACATCCTTGCTTCagagaaaaatattgtaattgattACGTTTGATTTAGATGAAATATTTACAAAGCCCAAGAGGAGACAAATTGAGGCAGGGAATCAATGTTCTCTAAAATCCACTGTGAACAAATTCCTAACAACATAGCTCGC encodes:
- the LOC105168078 gene encoding uncharacterized protein LOC105168078 isoform X2 — protein: MSAAALIPITNTTALQLPCSSTTVSRRKPSVSTRNSLVIETAEDQASAETPRESVARRLILLRHAKSSWENRSLRDHDRPLSKSGRADAVKLSQKLEQLGWIPQLILSSDAQRTRETLKIMQEQVRGFLEAEVHFISSFYSIAAMDGQTAEHLQQAICKYSRDEILTIMCMGHNRGWEEAASMFSGVSIELKTCNAALLEATGKSWEEAFSLAGFGGWKLYGIVKPDA
- the LOC105168079 gene encoding myb family transcription factor PHL7-like gives rise to the protein MYQPKAVPSSSLAHGNPVVQTQPLDCSASRMDPISGSSNLNNNPNLASKQRLRWTHELHERFVDAVAQLGGPDRATPKGVLRVMGVQGLTIYHVKSHLQKYRLAKYLPDSSSDGNKVEKKESGDIISSLDGSSGMQITEALKLQMEVQKRLHEQLEVQRQLQLRIEAQGKYLKKIIEEQQRLSGVLSEEPGLGVPAPGTQDIHPESDNKTEPATPGPTSEPPFPDKPAKEHIPAKSPSVDESFSSHHEPLTPDSGCHVTSSVESPSERPGKKQRGRADVAFTKPEMVLTHSILESSLSPPYQQPHSIFLTREQFDHSSGLSIGSENKLERVPESNL
- the LOC105168078 gene encoding uncharacterized protein LOC105168078 isoform X1 gives rise to the protein MSAAALIPITNTTALQLPCSSTTVSRRKPSVSTRNSLVIETAEDQASAETPRESVARRLILLRHAKSSWENRSLRDHDRPLSKSGRADAVKLSQKLEQLGWIPQLILSSDAQRTRETLKIMQEQVRGFLEAEVHFISSFYSIAAMDGQTAEHLQQAICKYSRDEILTIMCMGHNRGWEEAASMFSGVSIELKTCNAALLEATGKSWEEGNKATSINNPESVLQTFYSIKKELI